A genomic stretch from Vibrio coralliilyticus includes:
- the cobT gene encoding nicotinate-nucleotide--dimethylbenzimidazole phosphoribosyltransferase, producing the protein MLDQSYSDAIWHRINQKTKPLGALGQLESIAHQLALIQSNSKGDAVTNVSIVKPTAIVFAGDHGIADESVSIAPSAVTQQMVLNFLAGGAAINCFCRINQIELKVVDTGILIPVEVSAPNFVVQRLGDRTANFANEAAMSSDQVKQGIEFGRELVKRTVNEGCNLVMFGEMGIGNTSSAAAIVAALTGQDAQSCVGLGTGITTEQLAKKVALVEQGVSRCRGGDVYQVLSEVGGFEIVQMVGAFLAASETRTPVIVDGFIVTAAAYAATLIAPECREFMIFAHKSEELAHQILLEKLNANPLLDLSMRLGEGTGAALAIPLVRAAAEFYNSMASFEDAGVTV; encoded by the coding sequence ATGTTAGATCAATCTTATTCAGATGCTATTTGGCATCGAATCAATCAAAAAACTAAACCACTGGGTGCTCTTGGGCAGTTAGAGTCAATTGCCCACCAGCTCGCACTGATTCAGAGTAATTCAAAGGGTGACGCTGTCACTAATGTGAGCATTGTAAAGCCAACCGCGATTGTCTTTGCTGGTGACCATGGCATTGCGGACGAAAGTGTGAGCATCGCGCCAAGCGCTGTGACTCAACAAATGGTGTTAAATTTTCTTGCTGGTGGAGCGGCAATCAATTGTTTTTGTCGGATAAACCAGATTGAGCTTAAGGTGGTTGATACGGGAATATTGATTCCTGTAGAGGTGTCAGCGCCTAACTTTGTAGTGCAAAGGCTGGGTGACAGAACCGCCAATTTTGCCAATGAGGCAGCGATGTCTAGTGACCAAGTCAAACAGGGGATTGAGTTTGGTCGCGAGCTGGTTAAGCGAACGGTCAATGAAGGTTGCAACCTTGTCATGTTTGGTGAAATGGGAATTGGGAACACTTCAAGTGCCGCCGCCATAGTTGCTGCTTTGACAGGTCAGGATGCCCAATCATGTGTTGGTCTAGGCACAGGTATCACCACTGAACAGCTAGCGAAAAAAGTGGCTCTAGTTGAGCAAGGCGTGTCGCGTTGCCGAGGTGGTGACGTTTATCAGGTGTTATCTGAAGTGGGCGGTTTTGAGATTGTGCAAATGGTGGGGGCGTTCTTGGCCGCCAGTGAAACAAGAACACCCGTTATTGTCGATGGGTTTATTGTCACAGCAGCAGCCTACGCAGCAACACTGATAGCACCTGAGTGCAGAGAGTTTATGATTTTTGCGCATAAATCTGAAGAATTGGCCCATCAGATATTACTCGAAAAACTCAATGCTAACCCGCTGTTAGATTTGTCTATGCGTTTAGGAGAAGGCACGGGTGCCGCTCTTGCGATTCCTTTAGTCAGAGCGGCTGCGGAGTTTTACAATTCAATGGCAAGCTTCGAAGATGCCGGAGTAACGGTTTGA
- a CDS encoding adenosylcobinamide-GDP ribazoletransferase, with translation MHSLRYQIELFWLALGFFSRLPIPQATPYSEKRMNQAGRYFALVGLCLGTLCAMVYWLAESVWGVNVAVVVVMVFSLLLTGAFHEDGLTDMADGIGGGMTLERRLTIMKDSRIGTYGASALVMALLGKYVLLTELALKTELIVVLLVSYTLSRAIAASLIYNMPYVSAPEVSKSKPLANQQSKSELVILAVTALLPMLWLDYTLVVLLITAALMFRALFKHWLMKRIGGFTGDCLGAAQQLMEIVIYLVILGFL, from the coding sequence ATGCATTCTCTGAGGTATCAGATAGAACTGTTCTGGCTGGCTTTAGGTTTTTTTTCGCGGTTACCCATTCCTCAAGCCACTCCATACTCAGAAAAGCGCATGAATCAGGCTGGCCGTTACTTTGCTTTAGTCGGCTTATGCCTAGGAACATTATGTGCCATGGTTTATTGGTTGGCCGAAAGTGTCTGGGGCGTCAATGTTGCCGTTGTCGTGGTTATGGTGTTTAGTTTGTTGTTAACCGGTGCTTTCCATGAGGATGGCCTGACCGACATGGCAGATGGCATTGGTGGTGGAATGACGCTTGAAAGGCGTTTGACCATCATGAAAGACAGTCGAATTGGCACCTATGGCGCGAGTGCCCTTGTCATGGCTTTACTGGGAAAGTACGTTCTGCTTACTGAGCTTGCGCTTAAAACTGAACTCATAGTCGTTTTACTCGTCTCTTATACTTTAAGCCGAGCGATCGCTGCTTCGCTTATTTATAACATGCCTTATGTGAGTGCCCCCGAGGTGAGCAAGAGTAAACCGCTTGCAAATCAACAATCTAAAAGTGAACTTGTGATACTGGCTGTCACCGCTTTGCTGCCGATGTTGTGGCTAGATTATACGCTAGTGGTTTTGTTGATTACTGCCGCTCTTATGTTTCGAGCGCTTTTCAAACACTGGCTAATGAAACGAATTGGTGGATTTACGGGCGACTGCCTAGGTGCTGCTCAGCAGTTGATGGAAATCGTGATTTATCTAGTGATACTTGGTTTTCTGTGA